Proteins from a genomic interval of Candidatus Palauibacter polyketidifaciens:
- the cysS gene encoding cysteine--tRNA ligase, translated as MSLRLYDSLTRRLRPFKSLEPGRVRMYTCGPTVYDRAHIGNFRAFTWEDLLRRYLRFKGYEVCQVMNLTDVDDRTIAAASARGVPLAEVTDPVIEMFLEDWETLGLEEPEHRPRATRFVEGMIRLIEALSERGLTYESEGSVYFAIGRAPEYGRLAGIDCAGLAAAGRAAGDEEYDKDDPRDFVLWKGGDPGADGAVAVWDSPWGPGRPGWHLECSAMAMHHLGETLDIHTGGIDNLFPHHTNEIAQSEGVTGKTFSEFWLHAEHLLVEGRKMSKSLGNCFTIPELVERGHAPSAIRYLLLSGHHRAQLNFTFDGLEAAAKAVSRLYEFRNRLRGAGDAETDASADLGEAAARARAGFEAAMDDDLNVSEALSAVFGLVRGANHLLDRAHPRTPSGVEAALAMIDEFDRVFGVLAVRDRESSGGDDELVAWATARVGERERARTNRDFARADAIRAELEARGVIVEDLAEFTRLRVGGRTIQVPRPLRAAR; from the coding sequence ATGAGTCTCCGGCTCTACGACTCCCTTACGAGGCGGCTCCGCCCGTTCAAGTCCCTCGAACCGGGCCGGGTGCGGATGTACACCTGCGGGCCCACGGTGTACGATCGCGCGCATATCGGGAACTTCCGCGCCTTTACGTGGGAAGACCTGCTCCGCCGCTACCTCCGGTTCAAGGGATACGAGGTCTGCCAGGTCATGAACCTCACGGATGTCGATGATCGGACGATTGCGGCGGCCTCTGCCCGGGGCGTGCCGCTGGCCGAGGTCACCGATCCCGTGATCGAGATGTTCCTCGAGGACTGGGAGACGCTCGGACTCGAGGAACCGGAACACCGGCCACGGGCGACCCGCTTCGTCGAGGGGATGATCCGGCTGATCGAAGCGCTCTCCGAGCGGGGACTCACCTACGAGAGCGAGGGTTCCGTGTACTTCGCGATCGGGCGTGCGCCTGAATACGGGCGGCTGGCTGGGATCGACTGCGCGGGACTCGCGGCCGCCGGCAGGGCCGCGGGGGATGAGGAGTACGACAAGGATGACCCGCGAGACTTCGTCCTCTGGAAGGGCGGCGACCCCGGCGCCGACGGGGCGGTGGCGGTATGGGATTCTCCGTGGGGACCGGGCCGGCCGGGCTGGCACCTCGAGTGCTCGGCGATGGCGATGCACCACCTGGGCGAAACGCTCGACATCCACACCGGAGGCATCGACAACCTCTTCCCGCATCACACCAACGAGATCGCACAGTCGGAAGGGGTGACGGGGAAGACGTTCTCGGAGTTCTGGCTCCATGCCGAACACCTTCTGGTCGAGGGCCGGAAGATGTCGAAATCGCTCGGCAACTGCTTTACGATCCCGGAACTCGTCGAACGCGGACATGCGCCCTCGGCGATCCGGTATCTGCTGCTCAGCGGACACCATCGGGCCCAGCTGAACTTCACCTTCGACGGCCTGGAGGCCGCGGCGAAGGCCGTGAGCCGCCTGTACGAGTTCAGGAACCGCCTGCGCGGGGCCGGCGACGCGGAGACCGATGCCTCGGCCGATCTGGGAGAGGCCGCGGCGCGAGCGCGTGCCGGGTTCGAAGCGGCGATGGACGACGACCTGAACGTGAGTGAAGCGCTCTCCGCAGTGTTCGGACTCGTCCGGGGAGCGAATCACCTGCTCGACCGCGCACATCCCCGAACCCCGTCGGGCGTGGAGGCCGCCCTTGCCATGATCGACGAATTCGATCGCGTCTTCGGAGTACTCGCCGTGCGGGACCGCGAGTCATCCGGTGGCGACGACGAACTCGTCGCATGGGCCACGGCCCGCGTCGGGGAACGCGAACGCGCCCGGACGAACCGGGACTTCGCGCGCGCCGACGCGATTCGCGCCGAACTCGAGGCCCGGGGCGTGATCGTGGAGGATCTGGCGGAGTTCACTCGCCTTCGAGTGGGGGGTCGCACGATCCAGGTGCCGCGTCCGCTCCGGGCCGCGAGATGA
- a CDS encoding DUF1232 domain-containing protein, with protein MPSAYLQGMKDQVARYAGTLRDVVILAPVYGLLMFTLMKDPRLTRQQRILVDAAIAYLVSPDDVIPEDEVGPYGFLDDVFCCAYVTHRIGEELGWDVVEEHWTGERSALEVSNNLLARERELLGGAGDDVLEFAGLLDRRSDPEAERPQLVLTAAGG; from the coding sequence ATGCCAAGCGCCTACCTCCAGGGGATGAAGGATCAGGTCGCACGATACGCCGGCACGTTGCGTGACGTCGTCATCCTCGCGCCCGTCTACGGTTTGTTGATGTTCACCCTCATGAAGGACCCGCGCCTGACCCGGCAGCAGCGGATTCTGGTGGATGCAGCGATCGCCTACCTCGTGAGTCCGGATGATGTGATCCCGGAGGATGAGGTCGGGCCGTACGGTTTTCTGGATGATGTTTTCTGCTGTGCGTATGTGACGCACCGGATCGGAGAGGAGCTTGGCTGGGATGTGGTGGAGGAGCACTGGACCGGCGAGCGATCGGCGCTCGAGGTCTCGAACAACCTGCTCGCCCGCGAGCGGGAGCTGCTCGGTGGGGCCGGCGATGACGTCCTCGAATTCGCGGGGCTCCTCGATCGGCGGTCGGATCCCGAAGCGGAACGCCCCCAGCTCGTCCTCACCGCGGCCGGCGGGTAG
- the glmS gene encoding glutamine--fructose-6-phosphate transaminase (isomerizing), with translation MCGIVGYVGSAEAVPLLLNGLRRLEYRGYDSAGLAVHTGSRLDLHKCAGRVDDLADRLAGVQLSGKAGIAHTRWATHGAPTHANAHPLTGSRGEVALVHNGVIENCDALRTKLTELGHRFTSETDSEVVAHLIEEAFQGNLERAVAASLTQVEGTLGLAVMSVHDPGRIVVARRGAPLLLGIGEQDEEATWVASDVAAVLEHTRDIVYLEDDEMAVLTSSGHRTVDLGRNRGRVGWEPVPKEISRVDWDLERIEKAGYPHFMLREIHEQPYTVRDAMRGRLLAEEGTARLGGLDEFRPDIDGAERIILTGCGTSWHAALVGEYLIEALARLPVEVEYASEFRYRNPIIAPGTLVGGISQSGETADTLAAVREAGRLGAPTFGIVNVVGSTIARETRAGIYTHAGPEIGVASTKAFVAQVVSLALLGLMLARRRGMTREEGRGFVLALDGLPALIEEVLATEDHIRRVAEEFAPARNFLYLGRGPNFPIALEGALKLKEISYIHAEGYPAAEMKHGPIALIDEDMPVVFMAPRSAVYSKVLVNIEEVKARGGRVIALVTRRDDDLARKVDHLIPVPATLPLLQPIVNVVPLQLLAYHIAVLRGCDVDRPRNLAKTVTVE, from the coding sequence ATGTGCGGAATCGTCGGTTACGTCGGGTCAGCGGAGGCGGTCCCTCTTCTCTTGAACGGGCTCCGCCGCCTCGAGTATCGCGGGTACGACTCGGCGGGCCTCGCCGTCCACACCGGTTCCCGGCTCGATCTCCACAAGTGCGCGGGCCGCGTCGACGACCTGGCGGACCGGCTCGCCGGGGTCCAGCTCTCCGGAAAGGCCGGAATCGCTCACACCCGCTGGGCGACGCACGGTGCGCCCACTCACGCCAATGCCCACCCGCTGACGGGCAGCCGGGGCGAGGTCGCGCTGGTCCACAACGGCGTGATCGAGAACTGCGACGCACTCCGAACGAAGCTCACCGAACTCGGCCACCGCTTCACGTCGGAGACCGACTCCGAGGTCGTCGCGCACCTGATCGAGGAAGCGTTCCAGGGGAACCTCGAGCGCGCCGTCGCCGCCTCGCTGACCCAGGTGGAGGGCACGCTGGGGCTTGCCGTCATGAGCGTGCATGACCCGGGGCGGATCGTCGTCGCGCGCCGCGGCGCCCCTCTGCTGCTCGGGATCGGGGAGCAGGACGAAGAAGCGACCTGGGTGGCCTCGGACGTGGCGGCGGTTCTCGAACACACCCGCGACATCGTGTATCTGGAGGACGACGAGATGGCCGTCCTCACCTCTTCAGGGCACCGAACCGTCGATCTCGGGAGAAACCGCGGCCGCGTCGGCTGGGAGCCCGTCCCGAAGGAAATCAGCCGCGTCGACTGGGACCTCGAGAGGATCGAAAAGGCGGGATACCCGCACTTCATGCTCCGCGAGATTCACGAACAGCCGTACACCGTGCGCGATGCGATGCGGGGCCGGCTGCTGGCGGAGGAAGGCACGGCTCGGCTGGGCGGGCTCGACGAATTCCGCCCGGACATCGACGGTGCCGAGCGCATCATCCTCACCGGGTGCGGGACGAGTTGGCACGCGGCGCTTGTCGGGGAGTACCTGATCGAGGCACTCGCGCGCCTTCCGGTCGAAGTGGAGTACGCCTCCGAGTTCCGATACCGGAACCCGATCATCGCTCCGGGGACCCTGGTGGGCGGCATCTCCCAGTCCGGGGAGACCGCAGACACGCTCGCGGCCGTGCGCGAAGCCGGACGGCTCGGGGCCCCCACGTTCGGCATCGTCAACGTCGTGGGATCGACGATCGCGCGGGAGACGCGCGCCGGAATCTACACGCACGCCGGTCCGGAGATCGGCGTCGCGTCCACGAAGGCCTTCGTGGCGCAGGTCGTGTCTCTCGCGCTCCTCGGCCTCATGCTCGCGAGGCGGCGCGGGATGACCCGCGAGGAGGGCCGCGGCTTCGTGCTCGCGCTCGACGGGCTTCCCGCCCTCATCGAAGAGGTGCTGGCAACGGAGGACCACATCCGGCGGGTGGCGGAGGAGTTCGCGCCCGCGCGCAACTTCCTCTATCTGGGGCGGGGCCCGAACTTCCCGATCGCCCTCGAGGGGGCGCTCAAGCTGAAGGAGATCTCCTACATCCACGCCGAAGGATATCCGGCGGCCGAGATGAAGCACGGCCCGATCGCGCTCATCGACGAGGACATGCCCGTCGTCTTCATGGCTCCGCGCAGTGCCGTCTACTCGAAGGTGCTCGTGAACATCGAGGAGGTGAAGGCGCGCGGCGGCCGCGTGATCGCGCTCGTGACCCGCCGGGACGACGATCTCGCCCGAAAGGTGGATCACCTCATCCCGGTGCCCGCGACGCTGCCCCTCCTGCAACCGATCGTCAACGTCGTTCCGTTGCAGCTTCTCGCCTACCACATCGCGGTCCTTCGGGGTTGCGACGTGGATCGCCCGCGGAACCTCGCGAAGACCGTGACGGTCGAGTAG
- a CDS encoding cystathionine gamma-synthase, which yields MDPAARRFGTRAIHAGQRPDPTTGAIMTPIFQTSTYVQDAVGSPREGYDYARVRNPTREALQANLAALENGRYGAAFSSGLAATEAIVKTVLNAGDHLICGADVYGGVDRMLRHVWERFGVDFDFVNTGDLDQVRAAIRPETRLVHVETPSNPTMTITDIAACAAIAHEAGAVLSVDNTFATPFLQRPLDDGADVVMHSTTKFLNGHSDMIGGALVTNSGELAEGFSFQQKTSGAIPGPFDCWLVLRGTKTLHLRMPAHCRNAQRVVDVLQGHDEVESVLYPGLENHPQHALAGRQMRDFGSMVSFDLCTEERANRFAGLTQVFQLAESLGGVESLVCVPFSMTHASVPDDKKREIGLGPGLVRLSVGVEDGDDLAEDVEQALARL from the coding sequence GTGGACCCAGCCGCCCGACGGTTCGGCACCCGGGCCATCCACGCCGGGCAGCGCCCCGACCCCACGACCGGGGCGATCATGACGCCGATCTTCCAGACATCGACCTACGTGCAGGACGCCGTCGGCTCGCCGCGCGAGGGTTACGACTACGCGCGGGTCAGGAACCCCACGCGCGAAGCCCTGCAGGCGAACCTGGCCGCCCTCGAGAACGGGCGGTACGGCGCGGCGTTCTCCTCGGGCCTCGCCGCGACGGAGGCCATCGTCAAGACGGTGCTCAACGCGGGCGACCACCTCATCTGCGGCGCGGACGTCTACGGGGGCGTCGATCGCATGCTGCGACACGTGTGGGAGCGGTTCGGCGTCGACTTCGATTTCGTGAACACGGGAGATCTCGATCAGGTTCGCGCCGCGATCCGCCCGGAGACGCGCCTCGTCCACGTGGAAACGCCGAGCAACCCGACGATGACGATTACGGATATCGCGGCGTGCGCCGCAATCGCCCACGAGGCGGGGGCCGTTTTGTCCGTCGACAACACGTTTGCGACCCCTTTTCTCCAGCGCCCGCTGGACGATGGCGCGGACGTCGTGATGCACTCGACGACGAAGTTCCTCAACGGACACAGCGACATGATCGGTGGCGCGCTGGTCACGAACTCCGGGGAACTCGCCGAAGGGTTCAGCTTTCAACAGAAGACGAGCGGGGCCATCCCCGGCCCCTTCGACTGCTGGCTCGTCCTCCGCGGCACGAAAACGCTCCACCTGCGCATGCCGGCCCACTGCCGGAACGCACAACGGGTCGTCGATGTCCTCCAGGGGCACGACGAAGTCGAATCCGTCCTTTATCCCGGCCTCGAGAACCACCCGCAGCACGCCTTGGCCGGGCGTCAGATGCGCGACTTCGGCTCCATGGTCAGCTTCGATCTATGTACGGAGGAACGGGCCAACCGCTTCGCCGGACTCACGCAGGTGTTCCAGCTGGCCGAGAGTCTCGGCGGGGTCGAAAGCCTGGTATGCGTTCCCTTTTCGATGACCCACGCCTCGGTCCCCGACGACAAGAAGCGGGAGATCGGACTGGGCCCGGGACTCGTCCGGCTGTCGGTGGGCGTGGAGGACGGCGACGATCTGGCGGAGGACGTCGAGCAGGCCCTCGCCCGTCTCTGA
- a CDS encoding M48 family metallopeptidase, with product MAAGDEHQRRILTQIAAVSWEHPADRAALNTLRRIPGFDLALRKILALFGERALRLAFKANAVRTSETQYAWVHARLARVCEVLDVQKPPECYVSQTPIVNAGAVGFGEPFIVLNSSMLEILSEDEVESVLGHEVGHILSGHVLYRTLLILILNLVILRYTLAGLALRPILMALMEWYRKSELSSDRAGLLAVQNPRVAMSALMQLAGGGRGVSLDLDEFIAQSDEYRAGGDLLDAVYKVLNVLGQTHPFAVIRVAELRDWIESGEYDRILAGEYQHRDENDDRPYREDLREAAKGYQDGARELFDEVDAAVDRLRDRLTGAFRGRADD from the coding sequence ATGGCAGCAGGTGACGAACACCAGAGGCGGATCCTCACACAGATCGCCGCGGTCTCGTGGGAACACCCGGCGGACCGGGCGGCGCTGAATACGCTCCGCAGGATTCCGGGGTTCGACCTCGCCCTGCGAAAGATCCTCGCGCTGTTCGGAGAGCGTGCGCTCCGGCTCGCCTTCAAGGCGAACGCGGTACGGACGTCGGAGACGCAATACGCCTGGGTTCACGCGCGTCTCGCCCGCGTCTGTGAAGTGCTCGACGTGCAGAAGCCGCCGGAGTGCTACGTCTCGCAGACGCCGATCGTGAACGCCGGGGCCGTCGGTTTCGGCGAGCCGTTCATCGTCCTCAACTCTTCGATGCTGGAGATTCTCTCCGAGGACGAGGTCGAGAGCGTGCTCGGCCACGAAGTCGGACACATTCTGTCCGGCCACGTGCTCTACAGGACGCTCCTGATCCTGATCCTCAACCTCGTGATCCTCCGATACACCCTCGCGGGGCTGGCGTTGCGGCCGATCCTCATGGCCCTGATGGAATGGTACCGGAAGAGCGAACTCTCGTCGGACCGCGCCGGGCTCCTCGCGGTGCAGAATCCGCGGGTCGCGATGTCCGCGCTGATGCAGCTTGCGGGCGGCGGGCGCGGCGTCTCCCTGGACCTCGATGAGTTCATCGCGCAGTCGGACGAGTACCGGGCCGGCGGCGACCTCCTTGACGCCGTTTACAAGGTGCTCAACGTGCTCGGCCAGACCCATCCGTTCGCGGTGATCCGCGTGGCCGAACTGCGCGACTGGATCGAGAGCGGCGAGTACGACCGCATTCTCGCGGGCGAGTACCAGCACCGGGACGAGAACGACGACCGCCCGTATCGCGAGGATCTCCGCGAGGCGGCGAAGGGCTATCAGGACGGCGCTCGCGAACTCTTCGACGAGGTCGACGCCGCGGTGGATCGATTGCGGGACCGGCTGACCGGCGCCTTCAGGGGACGCGCGGACGACTAG
- the purD gene encoding phosphoribosylamine--glycine ligase, whose translation MNLLIIGSGGREHAFADCLRRDAPDATIYAAPGNPGMLGTAELVDIRAEDIGSLLDFAAARRIDLTVVGPEAPLAAGIADRFSEAGLPVFGPDRAGARLEASKAFAKQLMRDCGVPTADHETFDDAAAALDYVAGHEEPLVVKASGLAAGKGAIVCETRGEARTAIEEMLVGRKFGDAGGRVVIEEFMRGVELSVFFVADGERAVPLLTSRDYKRVGEGDRGLNTGGMGAYSPAAPADPEFIDEVRREIAQPVLEAMAESGAPYRGFLYAGLMLTAAGPRVVEFNCRMGDPETQVVLPLTSSNLLEPMMRVAHGDSLAGWRPEAVPGHALVTVLASAGYPESSDSGRPIEIPVFDPGKVRVFHAGTAMREGRLVTAGGRVLGITGFGGTLEEAARRSRAAAARIRFDGAHSRSDIGWHELDPGRLGPDASARIRSSGTTSGR comes from the coding sequence ATGAACCTCCTGATCATCGGAAGCGGCGGCCGGGAACATGCCTTCGCGGACTGTCTCCGCCGCGACGCGCCGGACGCCACGATCTACGCGGCGCCCGGCAACCCGGGCATGCTCGGCACGGCGGAACTCGTCGACATCCGGGCCGAAGACATCGGAAGCCTGCTCGACTTCGCGGCGGCGCGGCGCATCGACCTCACCGTCGTCGGACCCGAAGCGCCTCTCGCGGCAGGGATCGCCGACCGCTTCTCCGAGGCCGGCCTGCCGGTTTTTGGGCCCGACCGGGCGGGAGCCCGACTCGAGGCTTCCAAGGCGTTCGCCAAACAACTGATGCGCGACTGCGGCGTTCCGACGGCGGACCACGAGACGTTCGACGATGCCGCGGCGGCGCTGGACTACGTCGCGGGCCACGAGGAACCCCTCGTCGTAAAGGCTTCCGGCCTGGCCGCCGGCAAGGGCGCGATCGTCTGCGAAACGCGCGGTGAAGCCCGGACAGCGATCGAGGAGATGTTGGTCGGCCGCAAGTTCGGGGACGCGGGCGGGCGGGTCGTGATCGAGGAGTTCATGCGCGGCGTGGAGTTGTCCGTGTTCTTCGTGGCGGACGGGGAGCGCGCCGTGCCGCTCCTCACATCCCGGGACTACAAGCGCGTCGGCGAGGGAGACCGCGGCCTGAACACCGGCGGCATGGGGGCGTACTCCCCCGCGGCTCCCGCGGATCCGGAGTTCATCGACGAGGTGCGGCGCGAGATCGCGCAGCCCGTGCTCGAGGCGATGGCGGAGTCCGGCGCCCCCTATCGCGGCTTCCTGTACGCGGGGCTCATGCTGACCGCCGCGGGTCCGCGCGTCGTCGAGTTCAACTGTCGGATGGGAGATCCGGAGACACAGGTCGTCCTCCCGCTCACGAGTTCGAACCTGCTCGAACCGATGATGCGGGTCGCGCACGGTGACTCGCTCGCCGGCTGGCGTCCCGAAGCCGTTCCCGGGCACGCGCTCGTCACCGTGCTGGCGAGCGCCGGATATCCGGAGAGCTCGGATTCCGGGCGGCCGATCGAGATTCCGGTCTTCGACCCCGGCAAGGTGAGGGTGTTCCACGCCGGGACCGCGATGAGGGAGGGGCGGCTCGTCACCGCCGGAGGGCGAGTGCTCGGGATCACCGGGTTTGGCGGGACGCTCGAAGAAGCGGCGCGGCGCAGCCGCGCGGCCGCCGCCCGGATCCGATTCGACGGCGCCCATTCGCGATCCGACATCGGCTGGCACGAACTGGATCCCGGCCGGCTCGGGCCGGACGCGTCGGCGCGAATCCGTTCCTCGGGCACGACTTCGGGTCGCTAG
- the mutM gene encoding bifunctional DNA-formamidopyrimidine glycosylase/DNA-(apurinic or apyrimidinic site) lyase has product MPELPEVETMRRDLAPLLRGRRIRRTRVHHDDLILGGLSARSFSRAVHGRTFGDADRRAKYLLFPLHAANGIDGPVERLMRVQVRMTGRFALAPERPDSAEFRHPGLDLELDDGRTLFYDDVRRLGGFDLLTPEAWKTREAALGPEPLGRTFTAARLARIVAPLRAPIKNMLLDQRRVAGLGNIYASEALYRARIDPRRPAGSLDAQEVRRLHRAVRAVLREALESAGTTLRDYRAVNGRSGSFQTRLDVYGREGVACPACDRPIRRIVQAGRSSFFCVGCQR; this is encoded by the coding sequence GTGCCGGAACTCCCCGAGGTCGAGACGATGCGCCGGGATCTCGCCCCGCTCCTCCGAGGCCGGCGGATCCGCCGCACCCGGGTCCACCACGACGACCTGATCCTCGGAGGGCTTTCGGCGCGGTCGTTCTCCCGCGCCGTGCACGGACGTACCTTCGGAGACGCGGACCGCCGCGCCAAGTACCTGCTCTTCCCGCTGCATGCGGCGAACGGCATCGACGGTCCGGTCGAGCGGTTGATGCGCGTCCAGGTCCGTATGACCGGCCGTTTCGCGCTCGCCCCGGAACGTCCGGACTCCGCGGAGTTCCGGCACCCGGGCCTCGACCTCGAACTCGACGATGGCCGGACGCTCTTCTACGACGATGTCCGCCGCCTCGGCGGCTTCGATCTGCTGACCCCCGAGGCGTGGAAAACCCGGGAGGCCGCTCTCGGACCGGAACCCCTTGGCCGAACGTTCACCGCCGCCCGCCTGGCTCGCATCGTCGCGCCGCTGCGGGCGCCGATCAAGAACATGCTGCTGGACCAACGGCGCGTCGCGGGTCTGGGGAACATCTACGCCAGCGAGGCGTTGTACCGCGCGAGGATCGACCCGCGCCGACCCGCGGGGTCGCTCGACGCGCAGGAGGTGCGCCGGCTGCATCGGGCGGTGCGGGCGGTCCTCCGCGAGGCGCTCGAGAGTGCGGGAACGACGCTGCGGGACTATCGCGCCGTCAACGGCCGCTCGGGTTCATTTCAGACCCGGCTGGACGTCTACGGGCGCGAGGGCGTCGCGTGCCCCGCTTGCGACCGACCGATCCGCCGGATCGTGCAGGCCGGACGGAGTTCGTTCTTCTGTGTCGGCTGCCAGCGTTAG
- a CDS encoding sigma-70 family RNA polymerase sigma factor, which yields MSYSDHSEQTLVEMCLRGDERAAREIVLRFERPVFSLIFRMVRDRELAEDLAQETFVRTLNNLRRYDPSYKFSSWLFKIGYNLTIDHLRRKELEVVSMHGAPDAVTPDRQAATEITLVSGDERPDELLEARELGSEIEAAIGQLRPEYRTAILLRHIEGYAYDEIAQVMEIPLGTVKTYIHRARNELKAALVHLTEP from the coding sequence GTGAGCTACTCGGATCACAGCGAGCAGACGCTGGTGGAGATGTGCCTCCGCGGCGATGAACGGGCTGCGCGCGAGATCGTGCTCCGGTTCGAACGTCCCGTCTTTTCCCTCATCTTCCGGATGGTGCGGGACAGGGAACTGGCGGAGGACCTGGCCCAGGAGACCTTCGTCCGTACGTTGAACAATCTCCGCCGCTACGATCCCTCCTACAAATTTTCCTCCTGGCTCTTCAAGATCGGCTACAACCTGACGATAGATCATCTGCGCAGGAAGGAACTCGAAGTCGTTTCCATGCACGGGGCGCCGGACGCGGTGACCCCGGACCGGCAGGCCGCGACGGAAATCACGCTGGTCTCCGGTGACGAACGACCTGATGAACTCCTCGAGGCTCGTGAACTCGGCTCGGAGATCGAAGCGGCCATCGGACAGCTGCGACCCGAATACCGAACCGCGATCCTCCTGCGGCACATCGAGGGCTACGCGTACGACGAGATCGCGCAGGTGATGGAGATCCCGCTCGGCACCGTGAAGACGTATATCCACCGGGCGAGAAACGAATTGAAGGCCGCTCTCGTACATCTGACGGAGCCATAG